In one window of bacterium DNA:
- the larE gene encoding ATP-dependent sacrificial sulfur transferase LarE, which translates to MTALLRSYGSALIAYSGGVDSTLLAVLAREALGDKCLAVTAVSPIHSNQEVETSRALARKFGIKHLVIRSRELNSPVFKTNPVSRCYLCKKMLFEQIRVLAKRRGIPVVIDGSNAEDLKTYRPGLKALKELKIKSPLAEAGLTKNEIRQLAKQKGIAVWNAPANACLATRIPYGAAITPRILKQIERSEQALRQLGLSHCRVRHHGELARLEILSSEFDKVLKSKDKIIGSLRRAGYKFIALDLAGYQSGCFDTQTISGKNGKR; encoded by the coding sequence CTGACAGCATTGCTCAGAAGCTACGGCAGTGCCCTGATCGCTTATTCCGGCGGGGTGGACAGCACCCTGTTGGCCGTGCTGGCGCGGGAAGCTTTGGGAGACAAATGCCTGGCCGTCACGGCCGTCTCGCCGATCCACAGCAATCAAGAAGTTGAAACATCCAGGGCTTTGGCCCGCAAGTTTGGAATAAAGCATCTGGTCATAAGATCACGGGAGCTCAATAGCCCGGTCTTTAAAACCAATCCGGTCTCGCGCTGTTATCTCTGCAAAAAAATGCTGTTTGAACAGATCAGGGTCCTGGCTAAACGCCGGGGGATCCCCGTTGTCATTGACGGCAGCAATGCCGAGGACCTTAAAACCTACCGCCCGGGCTTAAAAGCGCTTAAGGAACTGAAGATAAAAAGCCCCCTGGCCGAAGCCGGTTTGACCAAGAACGAGATCCGGCAGTTGGCAAAACAAAAAGGCATTGCCGTCTGGAACGCTCCGGCCAATGCCTGCCTGGCTACCAGGATCCCTTACGGGGCGGCCATCACCCCCAGGATACTGAAACAGATAGAAAGATCGGAGCAGGCCCTGCGCCAGTTGGGGTTGAGCCATTGCCGGGTGAGGCACCACGGGGAACTGGCCCGGCTGGAGATACTTTCATCTGAGTTTGACAAAGTACTTAAGTCTAAAGACAAGATAATTGGCTCCCTGCGCCGGGCCGGATACAAATTCAT